From the genome of Flavobacterium luteolum, one region includes:
- a CDS encoding thrombospondin type 3 repeat-containing protein has protein sequence MQNIFPNRTLKRTFMALSFCSLVSSAYAQYPVIPKDVQAKADALLEADEKRLSEIWNANLHIIKEEAKQGKPYLPWASYPKDFVQADIPAFPGAEGGGAYTQGGRGGKIFVVTSLEDSGKGTFREACEAVGARTIVFNVSGIIHLKSRISMRAPYVTIAGQTAPGDGICIAGETLEIDTHDVIIRHMRFRRGATEVTRRDDALGGNVIGNTIIDHCSVSWGLDENISLYRHQFAPNAKSKLEKLPACNITIQNTISAEGLDTYNHAFGSTIGGLNSTFMRNLWADNISRNASIGMYGDFNFVNNVVFNWWNRTLDGGDYRSMLNIINNYFKPGPITPANEPIAHRIVKPESGYIEPKQYGRAYVSGNFIVGFPEVTADNWNGGVQLENLPEAETKEFLAAIKQPKPFSMPKFNIMSAEEAYDFVLTNVGATIPKRDAVDERVIKQVRTGKIEVKDGLENSIGKEYIKRRLPADSYKKGIITHPDQVGGYPTYKGKAYKDSDNDGIPDAWEKKYGLNPNDASDANKDANGDGYTNIEKYFNGIDPNTKIDWTKIENNTDTLAKLKSLLQ, from the coding sequence ATGCAAAATATTTTTCCCAACCGTACTTTAAAAAGAACATTTATGGCGTTGTCATTTTGTTCACTTGTATCATCGGCGTATGCCCAATATCCTGTAATTCCAAAAGACGTTCAAGCTAAAGCAGATGCCCTTTTAGAAGCTGACGAAAAGAGACTTAGCGAAATCTGGAATGCCAACTTACATATCATAAAAGAAGAAGCAAAACAAGGGAAACCATATTTGCCTTGGGCTTCTTATCCAAAAGATTTTGTTCAAGCAGATATTCCTGCTTTTCCAGGTGCTGAAGGTGGCGGAGCCTACACGCAAGGTGGACGTGGAGGAAAAATATTCGTAGTGACGAGTTTAGAAGATAGTGGAAAAGGAACTTTTCGCGAAGCTTGTGAAGCTGTTGGAGCAAGAACAATTGTTTTTAATGTTTCGGGAATTATCCATTTAAAAAGCAGAATCAGCATGCGTGCACCTTACGTGACAATTGCTGGACAAACTGCTCCTGGCGACGGAATTTGTATTGCAGGAGAAACTTTAGAGATCGACACACACGATGTTATAATTAGACACATGCGTTTTAGACGTGGGGCAACAGAAGTGACAAGAAGAGATGATGCGCTGGGAGGAAATGTAATCGGAAATACTATAATTGACCACTGTTCTGTAAGCTGGGGATTAGATGAAAACATTTCTTTATACAGACATCAATTTGCACCTAACGCAAAGTCGAAATTGGAGAAATTGCCTGCTTGTAATATTACGATTCAGAACACTATTTCAGCAGAAGGTTTAGATACTTATAATCATGCTTTTGGAAGTACAATTGGCGGATTAAATAGTACTTTTATGCGCAACTTATGGGCCGACAACATTTCAAGAAATGCTTCTATCGGAATGTATGGAGACTTTAATTTTGTGAATAACGTAGTATTTAATTGGTGGAATCGTACTCTGGACGGAGGTGATTATCGTTCGATGTTAAATATCATCAATAACTATTTCAAACCAGGTCCAATAACACCTGCGAATGAACCTATTGCACATAGAATTGTAAAACCAGAATCTGGATATATTGAACCTAAACAATACGGAAGAGCTTACGTTTCAGGAAACTTTATTGTTGGTTTTCCTGAAGTTACGGCAGACAACTGGAATGGAGGAGTACAATTGGAAAATCTTCCAGAAGCGGAAACCAAAGAATTTTTAGCAGCAATAAAACAGCCAAAACCTTTTTCTATGCCAAAATTCAATATCATGTCGGCAGAAGAAGCTTATGATTTTGTTTTGACGAATGTTGGAGCAACAATTCCGAAAAGAGATGCAGTTGATGAAAGAGTGATCAAGCAAGTTCGTACAGGAAAAATTGAAGTAAAAGACGGTTTAGAAAATTCAATTGGAAAAGAATATATCAAAAGAAGATTACCAGCTGATTCTTATAAAAAAGGAATCATTACACACCCAGATCAAGTTGGCGGATATCCTACTTACAAAGGGAAAGCCTATAAAGATTCAGATAATGACGGAATTCCAGATGCTTGGGAGAAAAAATATGGCTTAAATCCAAATGATGCTTCAGATGCTAATAAAGATGCTAACGGAGACGGTTATACCAACATCGAAAAATATTTTAACGGAATCGATCCAAACACTAAAATTGATTGGACGAAAATCGAAAATAATACGGATACTTTGGCGAAATTAAAGTCTTTATTACAATAA
- a CDS encoding glycoside hydrolase family 43 protein: MKKIFIILTLSLFAISYSQKKKDLYLFTSFREPATEGLYLAYSEDGYNWKGLEGSFLKPEIGASKIMRDPSITKGADGTYHMVWTTDWKGGNGFGYASSKDLIHWSEQQYIPVMKNEPEVVNVWAPEIFYDDVKREYIIIWASTIPFRFEKGVEEEKNNHRMYYVTTKDFKTFSDTKLYYDPGFSVIDCVIVKKSKKDYVLVLKDNTRPMRNIKVAFGKSPLGPFEKPSKPLTEYLSEGPTVVKVDKNWLLYYDNYGSKNYKALSTADFVHFEDVSSKISLPEGHKHGTITTISADVLKGLIDRK, translated from the coding sequence ATGAAAAAAATATTCATCATACTAACCCTTTCGCTTTTTGCAATTAGCTATTCGCAGAAAAAGAAAGATTTATATCTTTTTACGTCGTTTAGAGAGCCCGCAACAGAAGGTTTATATTTGGCATACAGCGAAGACGGTTACAACTGGAAAGGATTAGAAGGATCGTTTTTAAAACCCGAAATTGGAGCCAGTAAAATCATGCGTGACCCGTCAATCACAAAAGGAGCAGACGGAACCTATCACATGGTTTGGACAACCGACTGGAAAGGTGGAAATGGTTTTGGTTATGCAAGTTCAAAAGATTTGATTCATTGGTCAGAACAGCAATACATTCCCGTAATGAAAAATGAGCCAGAAGTCGTAAATGTTTGGGCTCCGGAAATTTTTTATGATGATGTAAAAAGAGAATACATCATTATTTGGGCATCGACAATTCCGTTCCGATTTGAAAAAGGAGTAGAAGAAGAGAAAAACAATCACAGAATGTATTATGTAACGACAAAAGATTTCAAAACGTTTTCGGATACAAAATTATATTACGATCCAGGTTTCAGCGTAATTGACTGTGTGATTGTCAAAAAAAGCAAAAAAGATTATGTTTTGGTTTTGAAAGACAATACAAGACCCATGCGAAATATAAAAGTAGCTTTCGGGAAATCGCCTTTAGGGCCGTTTGAAAAACCTTCAAAACCTTTAACCGAATATTTATCTGAAGGTCCGACGGTAGTGAAAGTGGATAAAAACTGGTTGTTGTATTATGACAATTACGGTTCAAAAAATTATAAGGCGTTAAGTACAGCAGATTTTGTTCATTTTGAAGATGTATCCTCCAAAATAAGCCTCCCCGAAGGACATAAACACGGAACGATTACGACAATCTCTGCAGACGTTTTAAAGGGATTAATTGATAGAAAATAA
- a CDS encoding glycoside hydrolase family 140 protein, translated as MNLKIKSLYALCISFMFTAQSGFSQSAKTKASLPEIKVSKNQHYFVTENEKPFFWLGDTGWLAFGKLDRAGVDKYFKDRKEKGFNVVQVMVLHNINAVNVYGDPALINEDVSKPLITAGNDFKNAKQYDYWDHVDYTLDVAQKNGIYVAMVPVWGTNVSKGNKVSKEQATEYAKFLANRYKNRTNVIWLNGGDTHGNEFQDIWNAIGNTLKTNNPNQLVTFHPFGRTDSSENFHNEKWLDFNMFQSGHRRYDQDSSKTNFKEDNYKFVLRDFELKPTKPTLDGEPSYEGIPHGLHDTLQPKWTANDVRRYGYWSVLSGGAGYTYGHNAVMQMFRKGDKPAYGNKELWTSAINAPGAKQMVFIKKLMEEVPFLEGIPDVSLVVNQGEKYDYIPAIRGEKYALLYTYNGRIIEVKLGKLAGDKFEATWYNPRNGKKTKIGTFDNKGTQNFQPEGKKEDGNDWILILKSTK; from the coding sequence ATGAATCTGAAAATTAAATCTTTATACGCTCTTTGTATAAGCTTTATGTTTACAGCACAAAGCGGATTTTCGCAATCTGCCAAAACAAAAGCATCTCTGCCTGAAATCAAAGTTTCTAAAAATCAGCATTATTTTGTTACTGAAAACGAAAAACCATTTTTCTGGTTGGGCGACACGGGCTGGCTGGCATTCGGGAAACTGGACAGAGCAGGCGTTGATAAATATTTCAAAGACAGAAAAGAAAAAGGATTTAATGTTGTTCAGGTAATGGTTTTGCACAACATCAATGCCGTTAACGTTTATGGTGACCCCGCTTTAATAAACGAAGACGTTTCAAAACCCTTGATTACGGCAGGAAATGATTTCAAAAATGCAAAGCAATACGATTATTGGGATCATGTAGATTACACTTTAGACGTGGCTCAGAAAAACGGAATTTACGTTGCAATGGTTCCAGTTTGGGGAACAAACGTTTCAAAAGGAAATAAAGTTAGCAAAGAACAGGCTACTGAATATGCTAAGTTCTTAGCTAATAGATATAAAAACAGAACCAACGTAATTTGGTTAAACGGTGGGGATACACACGGAAACGAATTCCAAGATATCTGGAATGCCATCGGGAATACTTTAAAAACCAACAATCCAAACCAGTTAGTGACTTTCCACCCGTTCGGAAGAACTGATTCTTCAGAGAATTTTCACAATGAAAAATGGCTGGATTTCAATATGTTCCAATCAGGACACAGAAGATACGATCAGGATTCATCAAAAACGAATTTCAAAGAAGACAATTACAAATTTGTGCTTAGAGATTTCGAATTAAAACCAACGAAACCGACACTTGACGGAGAACCATCTTACGAAGGAATTCCACACGGTTTGCACGACACTTTACAGCCAAAATGGACCGCAAACGACGTTCGCCGTTACGGATATTGGTCAGTACTTTCAGGTGGTGCAGGTTATACGTACGGACATAACGCTGTAATGCAAATGTTCAGAAAAGGCGATAAACCAGCTTACGGAAACAAAGAATTATGGACATCAGCCATTAATGCGCCTGGAGCAAAGCAGATGGTTTTTATTAAGAAATTAATGGAAGAAGTGCCATTTTTAGAAGGAATTCCAGATGTTTCTTTAGTGGTAAATCAAGGAGAAAAATACGATTATATTCCAGCGATAAGAGGCGAAAAATATGCTTTACTATACACTTATAACGGAAGAATTATAGAAGTAAAACTTGGAAAACTTGCTGGAGATAAATTCGAAGCAACTTGGTACAATCCAAGAAATGGCAAGAAAACCAAAATCGGAACATTTGATAATAAAGGAACTCAAAATTTTCAGCCAGAAGGTAAAAAAGAAGATGGTAATGACTGGATTTTGATTTTGAAATCTACTAAGTGA
- a CDS encoding DUF6298 domain-containing protein translates to MCFTMSMCGNITAQNNFPDIIKTKEAKLSFTADNQGNQIPDFSFAGYKNSEVAIPNLENKIFVSPQEEDATQKIQNAIDYVSALKPDKSGFRGAVLLDKGTFKISGTLYIRKSGVVLRGSGNTENGTVLLGTGLEREALIRILGLNDKVYKDSFEFANGYTPLGTQKIQLKNTTKLKVGDEIEISKPLTDNFIKEVNMQDFGGETSWIGWKKGDWATTWNRVVTKINGNEVTVNAPITMSLDDVFGTSKVTIYSWQGRTENNGIENILIKSTYNPSNLKDEEHRWQAISIESARNAWVKQVNFKHFAGGAVTVLKTSQQITVEDCIATEPISEIASFRRHTFYTEGQQTLFQRCYSEFGYHDFTVGGFGTTGPNVFVQCESHLPFENSGAIGSWATGVLFDIANIDGKALSYNNREQGGRGAGWTAANSVIWESSASKVECYSPPTAQNWAFGVWGQFGGNGHWKNVNEHISPRSLFYTQLEARLGKLPVQPFIYDLGSEASSSPSVEVAAELTKNSATTAKSLQELIAEASKANPINIDNKGLKNANDLKVALNRTEKSTSIVTAENGWLTFEGKVIAGKQTNVAWWRGDLTDDFVNKSTPHITRFVPGRTGNGLTDKVQETVDYLTKNNIVALEHNYGLWYDRRMDDHERVRRIDDDVWPPFYEQPFARSGKDFAWDHLSKYDLTKFNDWYWSRLAQFATLAEPNGQILINQQYFQHNILEAGAHWASSPWRSANNINSTGFPEPPPYAGDKRIFMAEQFYDITNAQRRKLHEGFIRKSFENFQENSNVIQLTSAEYTGPRHFMEFWLDQAQKWKDETGKKGLIGLSATKDVQDAILNDAKRNKTVDVIDIRYWYYKEDGSAYAPQGGVNLAPRQHARKLKTGKETDNQVYRAVREYREKYPEKVILYSTDGSSRFGWPALMAGASLPNIPKIELPQFYAALSEMKLVDGNTFSDNLWKLENKGKSYLFYLKNDQDVTIDLSNEKGTFEVFAINATTGNITKKANISGGKQMVIPQAEIKEKVLFLIKK, encoded by the coding sequence ATGTGTTTTACTATGTCTATGTGTGGCAACATCACAGCCCAGAACAATTTCCCAGACATTATCAAAACCAAAGAAGCAAAACTTTCTTTCACAGCTGATAATCAAGGAAATCAAATCCCAGATTTTTCTTTTGCAGGATATAAAAACTCTGAAGTTGCCATTCCGAATTTGGAAAACAAGATTTTTGTTTCTCCACAAGAAGAAGATGCAACACAGAAAATCCAAAATGCAATTGATTATGTGAGCGCATTAAAACCTGATAAATCAGGATTTCGTGGAGCAGTTTTGTTAGACAAAGGAACTTTCAAAATTAGTGGAACATTATACATTAGAAAATCGGGAGTTGTTCTAAGAGGAAGCGGCAATACGGAAAACGGAACTGTACTTTTAGGAACAGGTTTAGAAAGAGAAGCTTTAATTAGAATTTTAGGTTTAAACGATAAAGTGTATAAAGATTCATTTGAATTTGCAAACGGTTACACGCCACTTGGAACACAAAAAATTCAATTAAAAAATACAACAAAATTAAAAGTTGGAGACGAAATCGAAATCAGTAAACCTTTAACGGATAATTTCATTAAAGAAGTTAATATGCAGGATTTCGGGGGAGAAACTTCATGGATTGGCTGGAAAAAAGGGGATTGGGCGACAACTTGGAATCGTGTCGTAACCAAAATAAACGGAAACGAAGTGACTGTAAATGCTCCAATTACAATGTCTTTAGATGATGTTTTCGGAACTTCGAAAGTAACTATTTATTCTTGGCAGGGAAGAACTGAAAATAACGGAATTGAAAATATCTTAATAAAATCAACCTACAATCCTTCAAATTTAAAAGACGAAGAACACCGTTGGCAGGCTATTAGCATTGAAAGCGCTAGAAATGCTTGGGTAAAACAAGTTAATTTTAAACACTTTGCAGGTGGAGCCGTTACGGTTTTAAAAACAAGTCAGCAAATTACAGTTGAAGATTGTATTGCAACAGAGCCAATTTCAGAAATCGCTTCATTTAGAAGACATACTTTTTATACTGAAGGTCAGCAGACTTTATTTCAGCGTTGTTATTCAGAATTTGGATATCATGATTTTACCGTTGGCGGATTCGGAACAACTGGTCCAAATGTGTTCGTACAATGCGAATCACATTTGCCATTCGAAAACAGCGGTGCAATTGGAAGCTGGGCAACTGGAGTTTTATTTGACATTGCCAATATCGACGGAAAAGCATTAAGCTATAACAACAGAGAACAAGGAGGAAGAGGAGCTGGATGGACAGCAGCAAATTCTGTAATTTGGGAATCGTCAGCATCAAAAGTAGAATGTTATAGTCCGCCAACAGCACAAAACTGGGCTTTTGGAGTTTGGGGACAATTTGGAGGAAACGGACATTGGAAAAACGTAAACGAACATATCAGTCCAAGAAGTTTATTCTACACACAACTAGAAGCTAGATTAGGAAAACTTCCAGTTCAGCCATTTATCTATGATTTAGGTTCTGAAGCTTCTTCAAGTCCGAGTGTAGAAGTCGCTGCAGAATTGACTAAAAACTCTGCTACAACGGCAAAAAGTTTACAAGAATTGATTGCAGAAGCTTCAAAAGCAAATCCGATTAATATTGATAATAAAGGTTTAAAAAATGCAAACGATTTAAAAGTTGCATTAAATAGAACTGAAAAATCGACTTCAATAGTAACAGCAGAAAACGGCTGGCTAACTTTTGAAGGAAAAGTAATTGCAGGAAAACAGACCAACGTTGCTTGGTGGAGAGGTGATCTAACCGATGATTTTGTAAACAAATCAACACCGCATATTACTCGTTTTGTACCTGGGAGAACAGGAAACGGATTGACTGATAAAGTACAGGAAACCGTAGATTATTTGACTAAAAATAATATCGTCGCTTTAGAGCATAATTATGGTTTATGGTACGACAGAAGAATGGACGATCACGAACGTGTTCGCCGAATTGATGATGATGTATGGCCTCCGTTTTACGAACAGCCTTTCGCAAGAAGCGGAAAAGATTTTGCTTGGGATCATCTGAGTAAATACGATTTAACAAAATTTAATGATTGGTACTGGAGCCGTTTAGCGCAGTTTGCAACACTTGCAGAACCTAATGGACAAATATTAATCAATCAGCAATATTTTCAGCACAATATTTTAGAAGCCGGAGCGCATTGGGCAAGTTCACCTTGGCGTTCTGCTAACAATATCAACAGTACAGGATTTCCGGAGCCACCGCCTTATGCAGGAGACAAACGTATTTTTATGGCGGAGCAGTTTTACGATATTACGAATGCTCAAAGAAGAAAATTACACGAAGGTTTCATCAGAAAATCATTTGAAAATTTTCAGGAAAACAGCAACGTAATTCAGTTAACAAGTGCTGAATATACAGGTCCGCGACATTTTATGGAATTCTGGTTAGACCAAGCCCAAAAGTGGAAAGACGAAACGGGTAAAAAAGGTTTAATTGGTTTAAGTGCTACAAAAGATGTTCAAGATGCTATTTTAAATGATGCTAAAAGAAATAAAACCGTTGATGTAATCGACATTCGTTATTGGTATTACAAAGAAGACGGCTCAGCTTATGCTCCGCAAGGAGGTGTAAATTTAGCACCAAGACAACATGCGAGAAAACTAAAAACAGGAAAAGAAACCGACAATCAGGTATATCGCGCTGTTCGTGAATATCGAGAAAAATATCCTGAAAAAGTCATTTTATATTCAACAGACGGTTCTTCAAGATTTGGATGGCCAGCTTTAATGGCCGGAGCTTCATTGCCAAATATTCCGAAAATCGAATTGCCTCAGTTTTATGCCGCTTTAAGCGAAATGAAGTTAGTTGATGGAAATACGTTTTCAGATAATCTTTGGAAACTGGAAAATAAAGGAAAAAGTTACCTTTTCTATTTGAAAAACGACCAAGATGTCACAATTGATTTATCAAACGAAAAAGGAACATTTGAAGTATTTGCAATTAATGCAACAACAGGAAATATAACGAAAAAAGCAAATATCAGCGGAGGAAAACAAATGGTAATCCCACAAGCTGAAATAAAAGAAAAAGTGCTTTTCTTAATTAAGAAATAG
- a CDS encoding DUF3826 domain-containing protein, with protein sequence MALNKINAGLLSLVFAFSTLNAQQHLDPEYVKVTNERAVKIVTKLDLKNEAKEKAVSNIIAQQFRDLTEIQDGRDAEIKKVKEDTSLAKEKQNEKIDKLKAKADESIAKLHKSYIKKLGKELSEDKITEVKDGMTYGVLPITVAGYNDMLPNLTAEQKDYIYKALVEAREHAMDAGSSKEKHGWFGKYKGRINNYLSKQGYDLNKESADWHKRIEEREKSKTKDSTAKE encoded by the coding sequence ATGGCACTAAATAAAATAAATGCTGGGTTATTATCGCTTGTTTTTGCATTTTCAACTTTAAATGCGCAACAGCATTTAGATCCTGAATATGTAAAAGTTACCAACGAAAGAGCTGTAAAAATCGTTACCAAATTAGATTTGAAAAACGAAGCAAAAGAAAAAGCAGTTTCAAATATTATCGCACAGCAATTCAGAGATTTAACTGAAATCCAAGATGGAAGAGATGCTGAAATCAAAAAAGTAAAAGAAGATACTTCTTTGGCTAAAGAAAAGCAAAACGAAAAAATTGATAAACTGAAAGCAAAGGCAGACGAATCAATTGCAAAACTGCATAAATCTTATATCAAAAAATTAGGCAAAGAATTGTCTGAAGATAAAATCACTGAAGTGAAAGACGGAATGACTTATGGTGTGCTTCCAATTACGGTTGCAGGTTACAACGATATGCTTCCGAATTTGACAGCAGAACAAAAAGACTATATCTACAAAGCTTTAGTTGAAGCTAGAGAACATGCAATGGACGCAGGTTCTTCTAAAGAAAAACATGGCTGGTTTGGTAAATACAAAGGAAGAATCAACAACTATTTATCAAAACAAGGTTACGATTTAAACAAAGAAAGTGCCGACTGGCATAAACGTATCGAAGAAAGAGAGAAGAGTAAAACAAAAGATTCTACGGCAAAAGAATAA
- a CDS encoding glycoside hydrolase family 28 protein produces MKNILIILCFITGLNTGFANEGWLNILNEGGNNKGIKCTQAIQNAIEKASKNGGGTIFFPAGEYLTGALTLRSNITIHLDSGALLKFSENFDDFLPYVEMRYEGIVMKSFQPLFYAKDVENITITGRGVIDGQGKAWWNEVYRIETAKEPLPPTKYQTMWEEQNKGLYTEPYYKRTVDKKFFRPSFFQAYNCKNILIEGVTFKNSPFWTINPEFCDNVTVTGISIFNPHSPNTDGINPSSCTNVHISNCHISVGDDCITIKSGRDGDGRKYGKATENVTITNCTMLSGHGGVVIGSEMSGGIKKITISNCVFDGTDRGIRIKSARGRGGVVEDIRVDNIVMKNIKEEAIVLSLFYDKGTTVEPVTEKTPIFRNIHMSNITASNVNKAGQILGITEMPIQNITFSNINMDGKEGFTVSTATDVEFHDVKVNATVGSSFKISDSKNIILDNVGSSTAIKGVPVIKLDNVSNALINNNFPFNPTDIFIEADGKDSKNIFLKNNVLNNVTTKIKKGASLDKKAITE; encoded by the coding sequence ATGAAAAATATACTAATAATACTCTGCTTCATAACCGGATTAAACACCGGCTTCGCTAACGAAGGCTGGTTAAACATCCTTAACGAAGGCGGAAACAACAAAGGAATAAAATGTACTCAAGCCATTCAGAATGCAATTGAAAAAGCATCTAAAAACGGCGGAGGAACGATTTTTTTTCCTGCTGGAGAATACTTAACTGGAGCACTAACATTAAGAAGCAACATCACGATTCATTTAGATTCTGGAGCGCTTTTAAAGTTCTCAGAGAACTTCGATGATTTTCTGCCTTATGTAGAAATGCGTTACGAAGGAATTGTAATGAAAAGTTTCCAGCCATTATTTTATGCAAAAGACGTAGAAAATATCACCATTACAGGAAGAGGAGTAATCGACGGACAAGGAAAAGCATGGTGGAATGAAGTGTATAGAATTGAAACGGCAAAAGAACCATTGCCTCCAACCAAATACCAAACCATGTGGGAAGAGCAAAATAAAGGCCTTTACACAGAACCGTATTATAAGAGAACAGTTGATAAAAAGTTTTTCAGACCATCTTTTTTCCAAGCTTACAACTGCAAAAATATTTTAATCGAAGGCGTAACCTTTAAAAATTCACCATTTTGGACAATTAATCCAGAATTCTGTGATAATGTAACTGTTACTGGAATTTCAATTTTCAATCCGCATTCGCCAAATACAGACGGAATCAATCCTTCTTCGTGTACTAATGTTCACATTTCAAACTGCCATATCAGTGTTGGAGATGATTGTATCACGATTAAATCAGGAAGAGATGGTGACGGACGTAAATACGGAAAAGCAACAGAAAATGTAACCATCACAAACTGCACGATGTTAAGCGGTCACGGTGGAGTGGTTATTGGAAGTGAAATGTCGGGTGGAATCAAAAAAATCACAATATCAAACTGTGTTTTTGATGGGACAGATCGCGGAATCCGTATCAAATCGGCACGTGGAAGAGGTGGTGTTGTAGAAGATATTCGCGTCGATAATATCGTAATGAAAAACATCAAAGAAGAAGCTATCGTATTGAGCCTTTTTTACGATAAAGGAACTACAGTTGAACCTGTAACCGAGAAAACGCCAATTTTCAGAAACATTCACATGAGTAATATCACGGCTTCAAACGTAAACAAAGCAGGACAAATTCTGGGAATTACCGAAATGCCAATTCAAAATATCACGTTCTCTAACATCAATATGGACGGAAAAGAAGGTTTTACAGTAAGTACGGCGACAGATGTTGAATTTCACGATGTAAAAGTGAACGCAACTGTGGGTTCGTCTTTTAAAATATCAGATTCAAAAAATATTATTTTAGACAATGTTGGATCTTCAACAGCCATAAAAGGAGTTCCGGTTATCAAATTAGACAATGTTTCAAATGCGTTAATCAACAATAATTTTCCGTTTAATCCAACCGATATTTTTATCGAAGCCGATGGAAAAGACTCTAAAAATATTTTCTTGAAAAACAATGTTTTAAACAACGTTACAACGAAAATAAAAAAAGGAGCTTCTTTAGATAAAAAAGCAATTACAGAATAA